One part of the Gossypium raimondii isolate GPD5lz chromosome 1, ASM2569854v1, whole genome shotgun sequence genome encodes these proteins:
- the LOC105786138 gene encoding uncharacterized protein LOC105786138: MEKDNSGGKNATVSLIDERLGEITDGIQKVQGKPEETRSLNVSNYNVIKLDEVNGQDRSGDDRDQNEALASRAVQDNLGDKEKHVKKCDKMDKDRESYSKALEEMYETAKAVHFDEPEPVFDGTEVPGMETKLNSSTCSSGFNLEEGYMWPEKAVVLKNFVKEKGAVAVTNVLHHLSIKRDDVEMGTVRVYQGAPGSSKIGEQTAERSAWNPLNYIKMSCTADAGWKAEQGEDDTEGSLIPVVTKGKVLLYTRLGCQDCREVRWFLRNKRLRYVEINIDLYPSRKLELEKLSGSCAVPKVFFNEVLIGGLSELKHLDMSGKLAEKIDFLITEAPSTEAPLSPLSGEDDVSCKGPVDELALIVQKMKRYIVVKDRFYKMRRFTNCFLGSEAVDFLSEDQYLEREEAVEFGRKLASELFFRHVLDENLLEDSNHLYRFLDHDPVVSTQCHNTPRGMIELKPKPITEIASRLRFLFCAILEAYASEDGRLVDYRSVHGSEEFARYLRIIQELQRVDVQDMQREEKLAFFINLYNMMAIHAILVWGHPNGSLEWRKLLGDFKYVVGGFTYSLSSIHNGILRCNQRPPFNLLKPFGVRDKRLQVALPYPEPLIHFALVCGTRSGPALQCYSSRNIDKELMDAARVFIRSGGLTVDLSSKVAYASKLLKWFSVDFGQNEIEVLKHASNYLEPTNAEAFLGIIADSQLRIIYQPYDWGLNCYS, translated from the exons ATGGAAAAGGACAACTCTGGTGGCAAGAATGCAACAGTTTCTCTGATTGATGAAAGACTAGGGGAAATTACTGATGGAATTCAGAAAGTTCAGGGGAAACCTGAGGAGACACGAAGTCTGAATGTCAGTAATTACAATGTTATTAAGTTAGATGAGGTTAATGGACAAGACAGATCAGGTGATGACAGGGATCAGAATGAAGCCTTGGCATCTAGAGCTGTTCAGGACAATTTAGGTGATAAggaaaaacatgttaaaaaatGTGACAAGATGGATAAGGATAGGGAATCATATTCTAAAGCACTAGAAGAAATGTATGAGACTGCAAAAGCAGTTCATTTTGATGAGCCAGAACCTGTCTTTGATGGCACAGAGGTTCCTGGGATGGAGACCAAACTAAATTCATCAACTTGTTCCTCGGGTTTTAATCTGGAAGAGGGATATATGTGGCCCGAGAAAGCAGTGGTGcttaaaaattttgtgaagGAGAAGGGTGCAGTGGCAGTGACCAATGTCTTGCATCACCTTTCTATTAAAAGAGATGATGTTGAAATGGGCACTGTTCGTGTTTATCAGGGTGCCCCAGGTTCTTCTAAAATCGGGGAACAAACTGCAGAAAGATCTGCCTGGAATCCCCTAAACTATATTAAGATGTCATGTACAGCTGATGCAGGATGGAAAGCTGAACAGGGGGAGGATGACACTGAAGGATCACTTATTCCTGTTGTCACAAAAGGAAAAGTTTTGTTATATACAAGGTTAGGATGCCAAGATTGTAGAGAAGTTAGGTGGTTTCTGCGCAACAAAAGACTTAGATATGTTGAGATCAACATTGATTTATATCCCAGTAGAAAATTGGAGCTAGAGAAGTTATCTGGATCTTGTGCTGTTCCTAAGGTCTTCTTTAATGAAGTACTGATTGGAGGCTTGAGCGAACTCAAACACTTAGATATGTCTGGCAAGCTTGCAGAGAAGATTGATTTTTTGATTACTGAAGCACCGTCCACTGAAGCTCCTTTATCACCTCTTTCTGGTGAAGATGATGTTTCTTGTAAAGGGCCTGTTGATGAGCTAGCTCTAATTgtccaaaaaatgaaaagatatatTGTTGTTAAGGATAGGTTCTACAAGATGCGCAGGTTCACTAATTGTTTTCTAGGTTCTGAAGCGGTGGATTTCCTATCAGAAGATCAGTACCTGGAAAGGGAAGAG GCTGTTGAATTTGGGAGAAAGCTTGCCAGTGAACTGTTCTTTCGACATGTTCTTGA TGAGAATCTATTGGAGGATAGTAACCACTTGTATCGGTTCTTGGACCATGATCCTGTCGTATCAACTCAGTGTCACAACACTCCAAGGGGTATGATTGAACTGAAGCCAAAGCCCATCACTGAAATTGCATCAAGATTGAGGTTTCTGTTCTGTGCCATTTTAGAAGCCTATGCATCAGAAGATGGAAGACTTGTTGATTATAGAAGTGTTCATGGAAGTGAAGAGTTTGCAAG GTATTTAAGAATAATTCAAGAGCTCCAAAGAGTAGATGTCCAGGACATGCAAAGGGAGGAGAAGCTTGCCTTCTTCATAAACTTGTACAATATGATGGCCATCCATGCAATTTTAGTGTGGGGTCATCCTAATGGTTCATTGGAATGGAGGAAGCTGTTAGGAGACTTCAAGTATGTTGTTGGTGGGTTCACATACTCGCTTTCATCTATTCATAATGGCATTTTAAGGTGCAATCAAAGGCCACCATTCAATCTTTTGAAACCATTTGGTGTCAGAGATAAACGGTTACAG GTGGCTCTACCATATCCTGAGCCTCTAATTCACTTTGCCCTTGTTTGTGGTACCCGATCTGGGCCTGCTCTTCAATGCTACTCTTCCAGAAATATTGATAAAGAGCTGATGGATGCAGCTCGGGTTTTCATAAGATCTGGTGGACTTACTGTTGATTTGAGTAGCAAGGTTGCATATGCTAGTAAGCtccttaaatg GTTTAGTGTTGATTTTGGGCAGAATGAGATAGAGGTATTGAAACATGCCTCAAATTACTTAGAGCCAACTAACGCAGAAGCTTTCCTGGGGATAATAGCTGATTCTCAATTGAGGATTATATATCAGCCCTATGATTGGGGATTGAACTGTTACAGTTAG